The following DNA comes from bacterium.
GCGCCGAGGGCGTCCTGCACCTGCACCACGGGGGCCGCGATCTGTTCCGCGAATTCCCCCAGGAGCGCGACGGCACTCCGGCGGAGGACGCCCTTGCCCGCCACGATGACAGGGCGCTCCGCCTTGGCGAGCGCCTCGAGAATGGCCGCGATCTCGCGCTCCTCGGGTTCGGAGAATCGGGGTGCGAGGCAGACATAGGGGGCCACCTCGGCGGGCTCCGCCGTGATCATGTGGGGACTGGCGTTGGTCTCTCGCGGAAGCTCGATATGAACGGGGCCGGGCCGTCCGCTGCGGGCGATGTGAAAGGCGCGGGCCATGGCTTCGGGGATGTCCTCGATCCGGTTCACATGGAGACTGGCTTTCGTGATGTGCTCGAACATTTTGTGGGTGAAATAGGTGTCGTCCACCCCGTGGAAGGCTTCGAGGCCCGCTTCCGGCGGGACGGCGCCCGTGATGTGGACCATCGGACTGGCCGAGGCCATGGCCTGCGCAACGCCGCTGGTGGAGTTCAGG
Coding sequences within:
- a CDS encoding thiamine pyrophosphate-binding protein; protein product: MAETKNGKLHTGRAVLASLKAEGVKHVYTLPGSHILPIYDAIIYESDIQLILCKIEASTSFMADVHGRLSGEPGVCLVTAGPGALNSTSGVAQAMASASPMVHITGAVPPEAGLEAFHGVDDTYFTHKMFEHITKASLHVNRIEDIPEAMARAFHIARSGRPGPVHIELPRETNASPHMITAEPAEVAPYVCLAPRFSEPEEREIAAILEALAKAERPVIVAGKGVLRRSAVALLGEFAEQIAAPVVQVQDALGA